The Novosphingobium kaempferiae genome includes a window with the following:
- a CDS encoding SDR family NAD(P)-dependent oxidoreductase: protein MTDRFREHYGPVALVTGASSGIGLAFAEELAARGFELVLTARRTDRLDALAERLFSSHGVRTTVVGADLGDPGTPTRILEETDGIDIGLVVSNAGFNIKGAFEALDAAAMARMLTVNCHAPMQLAHGLIPRLRARGKGGLLFTASVEGLIGCPYSAAYSATKALVVALGEALWGEMLGTGIDVLTLCPGATDTEATAGMEGLANLQSPAEVARLALDHISEGPTFVPHAHYRAMFEALRARPRREALAGMAEGMRRLAGN, encoded by the coding sequence ATGACCGACCGATTCCGCGAGCATTACGGCCCCGTCGCGCTGGTGACGGGCGCATCCTCGGGCATTGGGCTCGCCTTCGCGGAGGAACTGGCCGCACGCGGTTTCGAACTGGTGCTCACCGCGCGGCGCACCGACCGGCTGGACGCGCTGGCGGAGCGGCTGTTCTCCTCCCACGGCGTGCGCACCACGGTGGTCGGCGCCGACCTCGGCGATCCCGGCACGCCTACGCGCATCCTTGAGGAGACCGACGGGATCGACATCGGCCTCGTCGTCAGCAACGCCGGGTTCAACATCAAGGGCGCGTTCGAGGCGCTGGACGCCGCTGCCATGGCGCGGATGCTCACCGTCAACTGCCACGCGCCGATGCAGCTCGCCCACGGCCTGATCCCGCGCCTGAGGGCCCGCGGCAAGGGCGGGCTGCTGTTCACCGCCTCGGTCGAGGGACTGATCGGCTGTCCCTATTCCGCCGCCTATTCGGCCACCAAGGCGCTGGTCGTGGCGCTCGGCGAAGCGCTGTGGGGCGAGATGCTGGGCACCGGGATCGACGTGCTGACGCTCTGCCCCGGCGCCACCGACACCGAAGCCACCGCCGGGATGGAGGGCCTCGCCAACCTGCAAAGCCCCGCCGAAGTCGCCCGCCTCGCGCTGGACCACATCAGTGAAGGGCCGACTTTCGTGCCCCATGCGCATTACCGGGCGATGTTCGAGGCGCTCCGGGCAAGGCCGAGGCGCGAGGCGCTGGCGGGCATGGCGGAGGGGATGCGGCGGTTGGCCGGCAACTGA
- a CDS encoding glutathione S-transferase family protein, with the protein MKLIIGNKNYSSWSLRGWLACRQSGLHFDEITVPLFGEEWEAFKKASDDLAPSHGKVPILWDGDAVVWDSLAIVDYLADKVGRDRFWPKEDAARAMARSMVAEMHSSYLALRRTCPMNIRARVELPGLDDETRGDIVRILTLWAEARARFGKGGPFLFGTFGAADVFYAPVVSRFLTYGIGVPGFAQAYMQAVWEHEWMQAWIAAAEAEDWVIEQYEHPVAG; encoded by the coding sequence GTGAAGCTCATCATCGGCAACAAGAACTATTCGAGCTGGTCGCTGCGCGGCTGGCTCGCGTGCAGGCAGTCGGGCCTGCACTTCGACGAGATCACCGTTCCGCTGTTCGGCGAGGAATGGGAAGCGTTCAAGAAAGCCTCCGACGACCTCGCCCCCAGCCACGGCAAGGTGCCGATCCTGTGGGACGGCGACGCGGTGGTGTGGGACAGCCTGGCCATCGTCGACTACCTTGCGGACAAGGTCGGCCGCGACCGCTTCTGGCCCAAGGAGGACGCCGCGCGCGCCATGGCGCGTTCGATGGTCGCGGAGATGCACTCCAGCTACCTCGCCCTGCGCCGTACCTGCCCGATGAACATCCGCGCGCGGGTGGAACTGCCCGGCCTCGACGACGAGACGCGCGGCGACATCGTGCGCATCCTGACCCTGTGGGCAGAGGCGCGGGCGCGCTTCGGCAAGGGCGGGCCGTTCCTGTTCGGCACCTTCGGCGCGGCGGACGTGTTCTACGCGCCCGTGGTCAGCCGCTTCCTGACTTACGGCATCGGCGTCCCCGGCTTCGCGCAGGCTTACATGCAGGCGGTGTGGGAACACGAATGGATGCAGGCGTGGATCGCCGCCGCCGAGGCGGAGGACTGGGTGATCGAGCAGTACGAACATCCGGTGGCCGGCTGA
- a CDS encoding DMT family transporter, whose protein sequence is MPKSGSNTRAFLLLGLVMLFWAGNSITGRAVRDDIPPFTLAFGRWLIAVLVLLPFAARQVWAERAAALAGWRWILALGFLGIVCFNSFIYSGLHHTSAANALLLQASIPALVLVLDRVIFGGRAGAMHTLGVVASTIGVVAIVFRGDMSALTTLRLGAGDALILCGVVVWGLYTVLLRKKPPIASGSFLLLVFLIGALAMAPLAAWEASQGLAVHWSPGVIAAFAYVGVFPSVLAYFIYNAATARLGAARSGQAITLMPLFGALLSALLLGETLEGYHFLGMALILAGIMLSAVDLGRQRSS, encoded by the coding sequence ATGCCCAAATCCGGCTCCAACACCCGCGCGTTCCTGCTGCTTGGTCTCGTCATGCTGTTCTGGGCGGGGAACTCGATCACCGGCCGGGCGGTGCGCGATGACATCCCGCCGTTCACGCTGGCCTTCGGGCGCTGGCTGATCGCGGTGCTGGTGCTGCTGCCTTTTGCCGCGCGTCAGGTCTGGGCGGAGCGGGCGGCGGCGCTGGCCGGATGGCGCTGGATTCTGGCGCTCGGCTTCCTCGGCATCGTTTGCTTCAATTCGTTCATCTATTCCGGCCTCCACCATACCAGCGCGGCCAATGCCCTGCTGTTGCAGGCTTCGATCCCGGCGCTGGTGCTGGTGCTTGACCGGGTGATCTTCGGCGGACGGGCGGGGGCGATGCACACGCTCGGCGTGGTGGCCTCGACCATCGGCGTCGTCGCCATCGTGTTCCGGGGCGACATGTCCGCACTGACTACCCTGAGGCTGGGCGCGGGCGATGCGCTGATCCTGTGCGGCGTGGTGGTCTGGGGCCTCTACACCGTGCTCCTGCGCAAGAAGCCGCCGATCGCCTCGGGCAGTTTCCTGCTGCTGGTCTTCCTGATCGGCGCACTGGCCATGGCCCCGCTCGCTGCGTGGGAGGCGTCGCAGGGGCTGGCGGTGCACTGGAGCCCCGGGGTCATCGCGGCCTTCGCCTATGTCGGCGTGTTCCCCTCGGTGCTGGCGTACTTCATCTACAACGCGGCGACGGCAAGGCTGGGCGCGGCGCGTTCGGGGCAGGCCATCACGCTGATGCCGCTGTTCGGCGCGCTGCTCTCCGCATTGCTGCTGGGCGAGACGCTGGAGGGCTACCACTTCCTCGGCATGGCGCTGATCCTTGCCGGGATCATGCTGTCGGCGGTGGATCTGGGGCGCCAGCGCAGCAGCTGA
- a CDS encoding beta strand repeat-containing protein — translation MAALIVTLAADTGPSTSDRITNDATIVIGNLEPAATWQYSLDGGATWTTGSGTSFELADGTYADVQVRQTDLAGNISAATALAPFTIDTEVVTLSAVLANDTGASGSDGVTSDGTILVGDLEPGATWQFSTDGGVTWVSGAGNGFVLAEGTYDDVQVRQTDVAGNVSAVTSLGAVTVDSTVPGPLTIALVNDTGISASDQITSDGRVMVGGLEEGAGFEYSLDGGVTWQVGSGDGFTLPEGNYADVRVRQIDLAGNGGDDSSMGAATVDASVAAPGVALVTDTGVSNSDGVTGNGAVAVTGLEAGSRFEYSLDGGSTWTAGTGSGFTLAEGTFSNVQVRQIDVAGNISAAMQLGTVTVDTSVAAPTLSLASDTGSSATDLVTSDGTVVVGALEPGGSWEYSLDAGVTWQQGTGSSFELAEGTYASVQVRQTDVAGNLSTTTSLGPIVVETSAGELTVVLENDTGASVADGVTSDGTVLVGAIEPGATFQYSLDGGANWQAGTGSSFELAPGTYTDVQVRQIDSAGNIGAATSLGAVTVDTTAPGALTPSLTNDTGASGTDRVTSNGAVSVSGLEANASFEYSTDGGAIWTTGTGTGFTLTPGSYADVQVRQIDLAGNPGPATSLGAVVVDVTVAPLTVALVADTGASGTDRVTSDATVTIGNLESGASWQYSLNGGTSWIGGTGASFELADGSYVNVQVRQIDRAGNVSSTTALAPVTIDTTILAPTIALVADTGTSPTDRITNDATVTVGSIEPGASWQYSLNGGTTWLTGTGGSFELAEGVNASVQVRQTDLAGNISAVAVLAPVTVDTVIAPLTLGLVTDTGTSATDRVTSDGTVGIGNLEAGATWQYSTNGGATWINGTGTSFELAEGTYFNVQVRQTDRAGNVSAVTSIGTVTIDLPVAVDDVATLNMGAQTSVTRPSATDSSVTVVGLLESDVGADESTTIIVPDDRTGSVRIEVSQTALVAVADAFRLDVIDAAGNVVYSAVTQNSLVGDVAGLEVLGLTGDNRLVAIVEGLPPGEYRVVVRNDESTLEQLLDTDGGGVSLTELGQAGVVLGPQNQTLVLDAVEQALGGGVLGATARGLLATTLGLTTNLGVGGLVGILTNLLSNPLVNAPQLLNTVLGAVSDTLLSNTLTLLQSTAVTTQVTEYEYANETLSGNAILGNTAGGRDDLGGGAVITQVTNSDGDTVGLPGSGSISIAGEYGVLTIAANGAYSYEAYGNPNAIGRSEVFTYTLSDGVVSDTATITIGLQGTAVSAGDDVAAAAVRWSYVANNEYFNASGTLVGIAATRTYNSANFVIGDNEAVSGSASIVSTATVAGSGTLLVQELVGTTWITVRTVPYSVLAGVLGEVVRIDLSTLNLDEGTYRVQATLRGLLSAVTINTDVNVTYLDQFVHNGSTNASGNILTNDHPGSLLTELEVYSRSTGTFLDVDAGNPVTVNGLYGTLTLNSDGSYVYRPFETLSYFNTPRVDSFDYHLVHPSGQVAEGTLDVTVQPNGAGVTSTFQASAFSAEPEIVDTDSVHIDSLLATASADEHSALAARSASEPNAVTVYDMFEGQGTIESVLENYLKTSQSHQDHSTSSLPNAANDTSDTGIAAAPETDPLGYLVLHPSDPNADQWHHQSFV, via the coding sequence ATGGCTGCATTGATCGTCACTCTGGCGGCAGACACCGGGCCTTCCACCAGCGACCGGATCACCAACGACGCAACGATCGTCATCGGCAATCTGGAACCAGCAGCAACCTGGCAATACAGCCTCGATGGGGGGGCGACCTGGACGACAGGTTCCGGCACGAGCTTTGAGCTCGCCGATGGAACTTATGCCGACGTGCAGGTGCGCCAGACCGACCTAGCGGGCAATATCAGCGCGGCGACGGCTCTCGCACCGTTTACGATCGACACCGAAGTTGTGACGTTGAGTGCGGTTCTGGCGAACGACACCGGCGCCAGCGGCAGCGACGGCGTTACCAGCGACGGCACAATCCTCGTTGGCGATCTGGAGCCGGGCGCCACATGGCAGTTCAGCACCGACGGCGGAGTGACTTGGGTATCCGGTGCCGGCAACGGCTTTGTTCTGGCCGAAGGTACCTACGACGATGTACAGGTTCGGCAGACGGATGTGGCGGGCAATGTAAGTGCGGTCACCTCGCTGGGCGCGGTGACCGTGGACAGCACCGTACCGGGGCCGCTGACAATCGCCCTGGTCAACGACACCGGCATCTCCGCAAGTGATCAGATCACCAGCGACGGCCGAGTCATGGTGGGCGGCCTGGAAGAAGGTGCCGGCTTTGAATACAGCCTTGATGGCGGTGTAACCTGGCAGGTCGGCAGCGGCGATGGTTTCACATTGCCGGAAGGCAATTACGCCGATGTCCGAGTCCGCCAGATCGACCTTGCTGGCAACGGCGGAGACGATTCCTCGATGGGCGCGGCCACGGTCGATGCAAGCGTCGCCGCTCCTGGAGTGGCGCTGGTGACGGACACCGGGGTTTCGAACAGTGATGGAGTGACCGGCAACGGCGCAGTTGCGGTCACCGGGCTGGAGGCGGGATCCCGATTCGAGTACAGTCTCGATGGTGGAAGCACCTGGACTGCAGGAACCGGCTCGGGCTTTACGCTGGCCGAAGGAACCTTCTCGAATGTGCAAGTGCGGCAGATCGATGTCGCGGGCAACATCAGCGCGGCAATGCAATTGGGCACCGTAACCGTCGACACGAGTGTAGCGGCTCCGACGCTGTCGCTGGCGTCTGATACCGGCTCGTCGGCGACAGACCTTGTTACCAGCGATGGAACGGTCGTCGTCGGTGCGCTGGAACCGGGAGGAAGCTGGGAGTACAGCCTCGATGCGGGCGTGACCTGGCAGCAGGGCACCGGCAGCAGCTTCGAACTGGCAGAGGGTACGTATGCAAGCGTGCAAGTGCGCCAGACCGACGTTGCAGGCAATCTCAGTACTACAACCTCCCTCGGACCGATCGTGGTCGAGACAAGCGCCGGTGAACTGACGGTTGTGCTGGAAAACGACACCGGCGCTTCGGTGGCCGATGGCGTGACCAGCGACGGCACGGTTCTGGTAGGCGCGATCGAACCGGGTGCGACGTTCCAGTACAGTCTAGATGGCGGTGCGAACTGGCAGGCAGGTACGGGCAGCAGCTTTGAACTGGCGCCCGGCACCTACACCGATGTTCAGGTGCGGCAGATAGACAGCGCGGGCAATATCGGCGCAGCGACGTCGCTGGGCGCCGTGACAGTGGACACCACCGCGCCTGGCGCCCTGACCCCGTCCCTGACCAACGACACAGGCGCTTCGGGCACGGATCGTGTCACCAGCAACGGTGCAGTATCGGTGAGCGGCCTCGAAGCGAACGCCAGCTTCGAATACAGCACCGATGGCGGGGCAATCTGGACGACTGGCACCGGCACCGGATTTACCCTGACGCCGGGAAGCTACGCCGACGTGCAAGTCCGCCAGATCGACCTTGCGGGTAACCCTGGTCCCGCAACGTCGCTGGGGGCAGTGGTCGTCGATGTCACCGTGGCACCGCTGACCGTCGCACTGGTCGCCGACACTGGAGCATCGGGCACCGACAGGGTGACGAGCGATGCCACCGTAACGATCGGAAACCTGGAATCAGGCGCCTCCTGGCAGTACAGCCTGAATGGCGGCACCAGCTGGATCGGCGGTACGGGCGCAAGCTTCGAGCTTGCCGACGGCAGCTACGTCAACGTACAGGTCCGCCAGATCGACCGGGCCGGCAACGTGAGCAGTACAACTGCGCTGGCACCCGTCACCATCGATACGACGATCCTCGCGCCGACGATAGCGCTGGTCGCCGATACCGGGACATCTCCGACTGACCGCATAACCAATGATGCGACGGTGACAGTGGGAAGCATCGAGCCAGGTGCGAGCTGGCAATACAGCCTGAATGGCGGGACGACCTGGCTTACGGGAACCGGCGGCAGCTTCGAGCTGGCAGAAGGCGTCAACGCCAGTGTGCAGGTGCGCCAGACCGACCTGGCGGGCAACATCAGTGCCGTGGCGGTGCTGGCTCCGGTCACGGTTGATACTGTCATCGCGCCGCTAACTCTGGGTCTGGTGACAGACACCGGCACTTCGGCGACCGATCGCGTCACGAGCGATGGCACTGTTGGCATCGGCAATCTGGAAGCAGGCGCGACCTGGCAGTACAGCACCAACGGCGGCGCGACCTGGATCAACGGTACCGGCACCAGCTTCGAACTGGCCGAAGGGACCTACTTCAACGTTCAGGTTCGCCAGACGGATCGCGCCGGCAACGTGAGTGCGGTGACCTCGATCGGCACCGTGACCATTGACCTGCCGGTCGCTGTAGACGATGTCGCCACGCTGAACATGGGGGCGCAGACCAGCGTTACCCGCCCGAGCGCAACCGACAGCAGCGTGACGGTGGTGGGACTGCTCGAATCCGACGTGGGTGCGGACGAAAGCACGACGATCATCGTCCCCGACGATCGCACCGGATCGGTTCGTATCGAGGTCAGCCAGACGGCTCTTGTCGCGGTGGCCGATGCGTTCCGGCTCGACGTGATCGATGCCGCGGGCAACGTGGTGTACTCGGCCGTCACCCAGAATTCCCTGGTCGGCGATGTCGCCGGGCTTGAGGTGCTCGGGCTTACCGGCGACAACCGGTTGGTCGCCATCGTCGAAGGCTTGCCTCCGGGCGAGTACCGCGTCGTCGTGCGCAACGATGAAAGCACGCTGGAGCAATTGCTCGATACCGATGGCGGGGGCGTGTCCCTGACCGAATTGGGTCAGGCAGGCGTGGTGCTGGGCCCGCAGAACCAGACGCTCGTGCTGGATGCAGTGGAGCAGGCGCTTGGCGGCGGGGTTCTGGGGGCGACCGCGCGTGGTCTGCTGGCAACGACGCTGGGCCTGACGACGAACCTTGGCGTCGGCGGCCTGGTGGGGATCCTCACCAACCTGCTCAGCAATCCGCTGGTCAACGCGCCGCAACTGCTCAATACCGTGCTGGGCGCGGTTTCGGACACCCTGCTCAGCAATACGCTGACCCTGCTGCAATCGACGGCGGTCACGACGCAGGTCACCGAATACGAGTATGCCAACGAGACGCTGAGCGGCAACGCCATCCTCGGCAACACGGCGGGCGGTCGCGACGACCTCGGCGGCGGTGCGGTGATCACGCAGGTCACCAACAGCGATGGCGATACGGTCGGCCTGCCGGGCAGCGGCAGCATCTCCATCGCGGGCGAGTACGGTGTACTCACGATCGCGGCCAACGGGGCGTACAGCTACGAGGCTTACGGCAACCCCAACGCGATCGGGCGCTCGGAAGTGTTCACCTACACGCTTTCCGACGGCGTGGTGTCGGATACCGCGACGATCACCATCGGCCTTCAGGGCACCGCCGTGAGTGCCGGAGACGACGTCGCGGCGGCGGCGGTGCGCTGGAGCTATGTTGCCAACAACGAATACTTCAACGCCAGCGGAACGTTGGTGGGCATTGCCGCGACCCGGACCTACAACAGCGCCAACTTCGTCATCGGCGACAATGAAGCGGTGTCGGGCTCGGCTTCGATCGTTTCCACGGCAACGGTGGCGGGCAGCGGTACGCTTCTGGTCCAGGAGCTTGTCGGTACCACCTGGATCACCGTGCGGACAGTGCCCTACTCCGTGCTTGCGGGTGTTCTTGGCGAAGTGGTCCGCATCGACCTGTCCACGCTCAACCTCGATGAAGGCACCTACCGGGTGCAGGCAACCTTGCGCGGTCTGCTTTCAGCGGTAACCATCAATACCGACGTGAATGTCACCTATCTGGACCAGTTCGTCCACAATGGGTCCACCAACGCCTCCGGCAACATCCTCACCAACGATCATCCCGGCTCACTACTGACCGAACTGGAAGTCTACAGCCGCTCGACCGGGACGTTCCTCGACGTCGATGCGGGCAATCCGGTGACGGTCAACGGTCTCTACGGCACCCTGACGCTCAATTCGGACGGCAGTTACGTGTATCGACCGTTTGAGACCCTCTCTTACTTCAATACGCCGCGCGTCGATTCCTTCGATTACCATCTCGTCCATCCTTCCGGCCAGGTCGCGGAAGGAACGCTGGATGTGACCGTCCAGCCGAATGGGGCAGGCGTGACAAGCACATTCCAGGCATCGGCGTTCAGCGCCGAACCGGAGATCGTGGATACGGACAGCGTTCACATCGACAGCCTGTTGGCGACGGCGTCCGCTGACGAGCACTCGGCTCTGGCGGCCAGGAGCGCCTCCGAACCCAACGCCGTGACTGTCTACGACATGTTCGAAGGGCAAGGCACGATCGAGAGCGTGCTGGAGAACTACCTGAAGACAAGCCAGTCGCATCAAGACCATTCGACAAGTTCACTGCCTAACGCAGCTAACGATACGTCGGATACGGGCATAGCTGCTGCCCCCGAAACAGACCCGCTTGGGTATCTCGTCCTACACCCGAGTGATCCCAACGCAGATCAATGGCACCACCAGTCGTTCGTTTAG
- a CDS encoding S1/P1 nuclease, translating to MRKFALLLAALATLVSTPSFAWGYLGHGTIGAIAWANVKPSTRAAMRRLMAHQAELDTPECAMTSIEKVATWPDCIKGEKGRWSYQSSWHYHDQPICGTFDLKQLCRDGMCATAQIIRNEKLLANRKLAPVLRLEALSLVVHFVGDIHQPLHVGENEDMGGNAVKADYGDAPGRNLHSIWDTTLAERAITSARPPLVRVYSAAEKAQLATGGLEDWTRESYEISRDFLYPLAFGGKLPCNVGGGVKEPQKVVWTNAAIEQAIPVVDERIERAGLRLAQMLDKALG from the coding sequence ATGCGCAAGTTCGCACTGCTACTGGCCGCGCTGGCGACGCTCGTTTCCACGCCGTCGTTCGCGTGGGGCTACCTCGGCCACGGCACCATCGGCGCGATCGCATGGGCCAACGTCAAGCCGAGCACCCGCGCGGCGATGCGCCGCCTGATGGCGCACCAGGCCGAACTCGATACGCCCGAATGCGCCATGACCTCGATCGAGAAGGTCGCCACCTGGCCCGACTGCATCAAGGGCGAGAAGGGCCGCTGGTCCTACCAGAGTTCGTGGCATTACCACGACCAGCCGATCTGCGGGACGTTCGACCTCAAGCAGCTTTGCCGCGACGGCATGTGCGCGACCGCGCAGATCATCCGCAACGAGAAGCTGCTGGCGAACCGCAAGCTGGCTCCGGTGCTGCGGCTGGAGGCGCTCTCGCTCGTCGTGCATTTCGTCGGCGACATCCACCAGCCGCTGCATGTGGGCGAGAACGAGGACATGGGCGGCAACGCGGTGAAGGCCGACTACGGCGATGCGCCGGGCCGCAACCTGCACTCGATCTGGGATACCACGCTGGCCGAGCGTGCCATCACCTCGGCCCGCCCGCCGCTGGTGCGCGTCTACAGCGCGGCGGAAAAGGCGCAGCTCGCCACCGGCGGGCTGGAGGACTGGACGCGCGAGAGCTACGAGATCAGCCGCGATTTCCTCTATCCGCTGGCCTTCGGCGGCAAGCTGCCCTGTAACGTAGGGGGTGGGGTCAAGGAGCCGCAGAAGGTCGTCTGGACCAACGCCGCAATCGAGCAGGCCATCCCCGTGGTGGACGAACGCATCGAGCGCGCCGGGCTGCGGCTGGCGCAGATGCTGGACAAGGCGCTGGGGTGA
- a CDS encoding NupC/NupG family nucleoside CNT transporter: protein MHVAYSLIGIVLIMAAAFLLSTDRKAIRPRVVGAAFALQAGLAALVLYVPFGNRMLRGAASGVEGLLSYAHEGVAFLFGPLASPEIGGTSFAIAALPVIIFFASLISILYYLKIMPLVVRWIGGALEKVTGISKVESLCAASNIFVGQSEAPLVIRPYLASLNPSQLFCVMTVGLAGVAGTILAAYASMGIRIDYLVAAAFMSAPGGIFMAKMIMPDPRPVAVEEGEVHESTLPPAGAAAAAMNRADVTHLPGVHVDEPEAVEHEEEKPANIIMAASQGAQTGVKLAVAVGAMVLAFVALIALANGVVGWLGGLLGFQGVTFQALLGYVFAPVFYLLATPDWTEAMHAGGLFGTKIVLNEFVSFIELGKDSGLSPRTVAVVTFALCGFANFSSIAIQMAVTGGLAPNQRPIIARLGIRALAAGSLSNLMSAALAGLFLTAV from the coding sequence ATGCATGTCGCCTATAGCCTGATCGGCATCGTTCTCATCATGGCGGCAGCCTTCCTGCTTTCCACCGACCGCAAGGCGATCCGCCCGCGCGTGGTGGGCGCGGCCTTCGCATTGCAGGCCGGGCTTGCCGCGCTGGTGCTCTACGTGCCGTTCGGCAACCGCATGCTGCGCGGCGCGGCCAGCGGCGTAGAGGGACTGCTGAGCTATGCGCACGAAGGCGTGGCGTTCCTGTTCGGCCCGCTCGCCTCGCCCGAGATCGGCGGCACCAGCTTCGCCATCGCGGCGCTGCCCGTCATCATCTTCTTCGCCTCGCTGATCTCGATTCTCTATTACCTCAAGATCATGCCGCTGGTGGTCCGCTGGATCGGCGGCGCGCTTGAGAAGGTGACGGGGATCAGCAAGGTCGAGAGCCTGTGCGCCGCGTCGAACATCTTCGTCGGCCAGAGCGAGGCCCCGCTGGTGATCCGGCCCTACCTCGCCTCGCTCAACCCCTCGCAGCTGTTCTGCGTGATGACGGTGGGCCTTGCGGGCGTGGCGGGCACGATCCTCGCCGCCTATGCCTCGATGGGCATCCGCATCGACTACCTCGTCGCCGCCGCGTTCATGTCGGCGCCGGGCGGCATCTTCATGGCCAAGATGATCATGCCCGATCCGCGCCCCGTGGCAGTGGAAGAGGGCGAGGTCCACGAGAGCACCCTGCCCCCGGCAGGCGCCGCCGCCGCCGCGATGAACCGCGCCGACGTGACTCACCTCCCCGGCGTCCACGTCGACGAGCCCGAGGCGGTGGAGCATGAGGAAGAAAAGCCCGCCAACATCATCATGGCCGCCTCGCAGGGTGCGCAGACCGGCGTCAAGCTGGCGGTCGCGGTCGGCGCCATGGTGCTCGCCTTCGTGGCGCTGATCGCGCTCGCCAATGGCGTGGTCGGCTGGCTTGGCGGGTTGCTGGGCTTCCAGGGCGTGACGTTCCAGGCGCTGCTCGGCTACGTCTTCGCGCCCGTCTTCTATCTCCTCGCCACGCCCGACTGGACCGAGGCGATGCACGCGGGTGGCCTGTTCGGCACCAAGATCGTGCTGAACGAGTTCGTCTCGTTCATCGAACTGGGCAAGGATTCGGGCCTCTCCCCGCGCACCGTCGCGGTGGTGACGTTCGCCCTGTGCGGCTTCGCCAACTTCTCCTCGATCGCGATCCAGATGGCCGTGACCGGCGGCCTCGCGCCCAACCAGCGCCCGATCATCGCCCGGCTCGGCATCCGCGCGCTGGCGGCGGGCAGCCTCTCCAACCTGATGAGCGCGGCGCTGGCGGGCCTGTTCCTCACCGCCGTCTGA
- a CDS encoding TolC family protein encodes MTLEEAARRAVEWHPSVQQAIAQLKARGSDVDVAKAGYRPEINAGASTGYDNLTGAGWRPRANISATQMLYDFGKVSSTVEIARAGTRISAAEVLLAVDNLVRDTGYAIVEIQRNAALHQIAVEQLETIRGISHLVDQRFQRGAATRSDAIQAVARVQSAQATIEQIEAEQRRWSSNLAHLLGQPAAPTVDTDMSERLLHACEQGEPDWDRIPAMMQIAGARDQAKAELDLSRAEGLPTVSVGAGASGDVNDPFSRRAEYNFGLNVSSSLYRGGANRARTRGAAFSLSAADAAEAGVRNEVSRQLSEAQRQVDSLEQLVTTLSARQGSMQETGMLYRLQYLEMGTRTLVDLLNAQQELHQVRFQLANTRHDLRRLNIDCLFTAGKERDAFRLSGMVVEGVAL; translated from the coding sequence ATGACGCTGGAAGAGGCGGCCCGCCGTGCGGTCGAATGGCATCCCTCGGTGCAGCAGGCGATCGCCCAGCTGAAGGCCCGCGGTTCCGACGTGGACGTAGCAAAGGCCGGTTATCGCCCGGAAATCAATGCCGGGGCGAGCACCGGCTATGACAACCTCACGGGAGCAGGCTGGCGGCCGCGTGCCAACATTTCCGCGACCCAGATGCTTTACGATTTCGGAAAAGTGTCGAGCACCGTTGAAATCGCCAGGGCGGGAACACGGATCAGCGCCGCCGAAGTGCTGCTGGCGGTGGACAATCTCGTGCGTGATACCGGCTATGCCATCGTCGAGATCCAGCGCAATGCAGCACTGCATCAGATCGCGGTGGAGCAGCTGGAGACAATTCGCGGGATCAGCCATCTGGTCGATCAGCGATTTCAGCGGGGCGCCGCCACCCGTTCCGATGCCATCCAGGCAGTCGCCCGGGTACAGTCGGCGCAGGCGACCATCGAACAGATCGAGGCCGAGCAGCGCCGGTGGAGCAGCAACCTTGCCCATCTGCTGGGCCAGCCTGCGGCGCCGACCGTCGACACGGACATGTCCGAACGGTTGCTCCATGCATGTGAGCAGGGCGAGCCGGACTGGGACCGCATTCCGGCGATGATGCAGATTGCCGGGGCCCGGGACCAGGCGAAGGCCGAACTCGATCTGAGCCGCGCGGAAGGCTTGCCTACCGTCTCCGTGGGAGCCGGAGCATCGGGTGACGTCAACGACCCGTTCTCGCGCCGGGCCGAATACAACTTCGGCCTCAACGTTTCCAGCTCGCTCTACAGGGGTGGGGCCAACCGCGCACGCACCCGGGGCGCGGCCTTTTCGCTAAGCGCGGCAGACGCTGCCGAAGCCGGGGTACGTAATGAGGTCAGCCGGCAACTGTCCGAAGCGCAGCGGCAGGTGGACAGCCTGGAACAGCTCGTCACCACTCTGTCCGCGCGTCAAGGCAGCATGCAGGAGACCGGAATGCTCTACCGCCTCCAGTACCTGGAAATGGGCACGCGCACTCTGGTGGACCTGCTCAACGCGCAGCAGGAACTGCATCAGGTGCGCTTCCAGCTTGCCAACACCCGGCACGACCTGCGCCGACTTAACATTGACTGTCTGTTTACGGCCGGGAAGGAGCGTGACGCCTTCCGGCTCAGCGGGATGGTCGTGGAAGGGGTTGCGCTGTGA